A region from the Bombyx mori chromosome 15, ASM3026992v2 genome encodes:
- the LOC101737360 gene encoding uncharacterized protein LOC101737360 isoform X2 — MYFRSTAIDEGTKPQGGTYMYATDNHGSYCQRTHDIIKFPVKELLVMEILSTRKIQHLMGTDVVFALRTSKKYVHLTQAPIIHLYSTITALWICTIVYKEQNLLLYIMINVFISATLRTFTATNMKI, encoded by the exons ATGTATTTCCGCAGCACTGCCATTGACGAAGGGACTAAACCACAAGGTGGCACATACATGTATGCCACGGACAACCACGGCTCATATTGTCAACGAACGCACGATATTATCAAG TTTCCCGTGAAGGAGTTACTTGTGATGGAAATCTTGAGTACAAGAAAGATCCAGCACCTGATGGGCACAG ATGTGGTATTTGCCCTACGTACTTCCAAAAAATATGTGCATTTGACGCAAGCaccaataatacatttatattcgACAATCACTGCGTTATGGATTTGTACAATTGTTTACAAGGAACAG AATTTGTTACTTTACATTATGATAAATGTCTTTATTTCGGCAACTTTGCGTACGTTCACGGCTACAAATATGAAGATTTAG
- the LOC101737360 gene encoding uncharacterized protein LOC101737360 isoform X3 has translation MYATDNHGSYCQRTHDIIKFPVKELLVMEILSTRKIQHLMGTDVVFALRTSKKYVHLTQAPIIHLYSTITALWICTIVYKEQNLLLYIMINVFISATLRTFTATNMKI, from the exons ATGTATGCCACGGACAACCACGGCTCATATTGTCAACGAACGCACGATATTATCAAG TTTCCCGTGAAGGAGTTACTTGTGATGGAAATCTTGAGTACAAGAAAGATCCAGCACCTGATGGGCACAG ATGTGGTATTTGCCCTACGTACTTCCAAAAAATATGTGCATTTGACGCAAGCaccaataatacatttatattcgACAATCACTGCGTTATGGATTTGTACAATTGTTTACAAGGAACAG AATTTGTTACTTTACATTATGATAAATGTCTTTATTTCGGCAACTTTGCGTACGTTCACGGCTACAAATATGAAGATTTAG
- the LOC101737360 gene encoding uncharacterized protein LOC101737360 isoform X4, which produces MISYFIEILIGIPDKKFPVKELLVMEILSTRKIQHLMGTDVVFALRTSKKYVHLTQAPIIHLYSTITALWICTIVYKEQNLLLYIMINVFISATLRTFTATNMKI; this is translated from the exons ATGATTTCCTATTTTATAGAAATTTTAATTGGTATACCTGATAAGAAA TTTCCCGTGAAGGAGTTACTTGTGATGGAAATCTTGAGTACAAGAAAGATCCAGCACCTGATGGGCACAG ATGTGGTATTTGCCCTACGTACTTCCAAAAAATATGTGCATTTGACGCAAGCaccaataatacatttatattcgACAATCACTGCGTTATGGATTTGTACAATTGTTTACAAGGAACAG AATTTGTTACTTTACATTATGATAAATGTCTTTATTTCGGCAACTTTGCGTACGTTCACGGCTACAAATATGAAGATTTAG
- the LOC101736485 gene encoding zyxin encodes MLYEARTLTHVGQAATSAACATPALKSERAVSSAPSTNTRTRIHSKMAAAHTHPAPAPSDRRAEGRAGSRRIFPPQFKLQVLEAYRRDSQCRGNQRATARKFGIHRRQIQKWLQAEPALRAALLRRAPQPAPSPPPYAAGSPESARLPTPPPPPTMPTSVSLPTPLPVQALVQPSTEPIDLSVRRCSPLTLAHPPVAPEPPRKPFKLFRPYLLEDEDEKRPSIASLPVSNTGYVSAFVPVQSAAGCALTACSAPHWCAAMPSYSAPLR; translated from the coding sequence ATGCTATATGAGGCTCGCACACTCACGCACGTCGGACAGGCAGCAACATCCGCGGCCTGCGCGACTCCCGCTCTGAAGTCTGAGCGAGCAGTCAGTTCGGCGCCGTCAACCAACACGCGCACACGTATCCACAGTAAAATGGCAGCCGCCCACACGCACCCTGCCCCCGCGCCCTCAGACCGTCGCGCTGAGGGCCGAGCTGGTTCCCGCCGTATTTTTCCACCACAATTTAAACTACAAGTCCTTGAAGCGTACAGACGTGATTCCCAATGTAGAGGAAACCAACGTGCCACCGCTAGGAAGTTTGGCATCCATCGCAGACAGATCCAAAAGTGGCTACAAGCTGAACCTGCTTTGCGAGCGGCGCTGTTAAGGAGAGCTCCACAGCCGGCGCCATCACCTCCTCCATATGCTGCTGGTTCCCCCGAAAGTGCAAGATTACCTACACCACCTCCACCTCCTACGATGCCAACGTCAGTTTCATTGCCTACACCTCTACCTGTTCAAGCATTGGTACAGCCGTCAACAGAACCTATAGATTTATCAGTACGGAGATGTTCACCGCTAACGTTAGCGCATCCACCAGTTGCACCTGAACCACCTCGCAAGCCGTTTAAATTATTCCGACCTTACTTACTTGAAGATGAAGATGAGAAGCGACCATCAATCGCTTCATTGCCAGTTTCGAATACAGGATATGTTTCTGCGTTTGTGCCAGTACAAAGTGCAGCGGGTTGCGCCTTGACCGCGTGTTCTGCTCCTCATTGGTGTGCAGCTATGCCCTCTTACTCGGCTCCTTTGAGATGA
- the LOC101737360 gene encoding uncharacterized protein LOC101737360 isoform X1 has translation MISYFIEILIGIPDKKVSEILFEFNLIEILISRKTMYRYSNILIIICVIFNMISREGVTCDGNLEYKKDPAPDGHRCGICPTYFQKICAFDASTNNTFIFDNHCVMDLYNCLQGTEFVTLHYDKCLYFGNFAYVHGYKYEDLDYGEDHIIVKDTVKNPDFV, from the exons ATGATTTCCTATTTTATAGAAATTTTAATTGGTATACCTGATAAGAAAgttagtgaaattttatttgaatttaatttaattgaaattttaatttcaaggaAAACCATGTACCGATATTCGAATATATTAATCATTATTTGCGTAATATTTAACATGA TTTCCCGTGAAGGAGTTACTTGTGATGGAAATCTTGAGTACAAGAAAGATCCAGCACCTGATGGGCACAG ATGTGGTATTTGCCCTACGTACTTCCAAAAAATATGTGCATTTGACGCAAGCaccaataatacatttatattcgACAATCACTGCGTTATGGATTTGTACAATTGTTTACAAGGAACAG AATTTGTTACTTTACATTATGATAAATGTCTTTATTTCGGCAACTTTGCGTACGTTCACGGCTACAAATATGAAGATTTAGACTACGGCGAAGACCATATCATTGTGAAAGACACGGTCAAGAATCCCGATTTcgtttaa